One genomic region from Leptospiraceae bacterium encodes:
- a CDS encoding ankyrin repeat domain-containing protein has translation MRKTIVYIIITIFSYASVFAQEKDVITKENANKKLIDCSIQGKLHCVKEALEKGADVNTASKEVLKSPKFYTQDNLLYSKYKTPLIIASYEGHIDIVKFLLEKKADIDRPDMNANTALMG, from the coding sequence ATGAGAAAGACAATCGTATATATCATCATCACAATATTCAGCTATGCTTCTGTATTCGCACAGGAGAAGGATGTAATTACCAAAGAAAATGCGAATAAGAAACTTATAGACTGTTCTATTCAGGGTAAACTGCACTGTGTGAAGGAGGCTCTCGAAAAGGGTGCGGATGTAAATACAGCAAGTAAAGAAGTATTAAAATCTCCCAAATTTTATACTCAGGATAATTTGCTATATTCTAAATATAAAACTCCGCTTATAATCGCTTCCTATGAAGGTCATATAGATATCGTAAAGTTTTTATTGGAAAAGAAAGCGGATATAGATAGACCAGATATGAATGCTAACACTGCTTTAATGGGTTAG